The Actinomyces faecalis genome includes the window CAGCGTGCACAGGAGCACCACCGGCAGCGTGCCGTAGCCGATCCACAGCACGAGCAGCGGGGCGATGGCGATCGCCGGCACGGCCTGTGAGGCCGCCACGTAGGGCAGGACCGTGTGTGAGAAGCGGGGCCAGTGGAACAGCGCCCAGGCCAGCGGCAGGGACAGGCAGGTGGCCGTCAGGCACCCCAGCAGGGCCTCGCGCATCGTCACCCAGGCGTAGCCAGCCAGCCCGCCCTGGGTCAGCGCGAGCCACAGCCTCCGGGCGACGTCCTGGGGAGCGGGCAGAAAGACCTTGGGCACCCACCCGCTCACGCCTACCAGCCACCACGCAGCCACGAGCACCACGCCCAGCGCCAGGGCGGGCACCGGGGTCGGCACACGCACGGACGAACGGCGTGTCACGGTCAGTGGCATGGCAGCAGCTCCCGGGTCCTGTCCCGGGGCGCCTCCCCGGGACGGCTCCGGGGTGATGCAGGAAAGCCGCTCAGGCCTGCCGGACGCACGGTGGGCGACGCCGTCCCCACCGCGTGACGCGGCGGGCGCCGGGTACCGAGCGCCTCGTGCTTCCTCCCATCCGGACTCTCACCGTCGGTGCTGGAGTTCCACCAGCTCAGCCGTGTCCGTGCCCCGGCGGGGCACGAGCACGGGTCGCGGACTGTTACCGCCGGCTCGGACTTTCACCGACCCCGGAGCACGTTGCTTGGACAGACCCTATCCTCGTGGCGCAGCCAGGGCAACTGCCTCGTCAAACTCCTGCGCCACCTCAGGCGCAGGCTGGTGCGTGAGCGAGACTCCCACCGCTACGGCGAGGTTGGCGAGGAACCCGGGCAGGATCTCGTAGAGCTCAAAGATCCCTCCGGACAGGTTGCCCCACACCATGACCACGACGGCGCCGGTGACCATGCCGGCGAAGGCTCCCACCGTGGTCAGGCGCCTCCAGTACAGCGACAGCAGGACGGTCGGGCCGAAGGACGCACCGAACCCGGCCCAGGCGAAGGCGACGAGGGCCAGGATGGTGTCGTTGCGCTCCCAGGCCAGCAGCGCGGCCACGGTCGCGATGGCGGCCACGCTCATGCGTGAGTAGAGCACCAGCCTGCCACCGGTCACCTTCCTCCTGGTGACCACTCCGTAGAGGTCCTCGATGAGGGCCGAGGAGGTCACGAGGAGCTGGGAGGCGACCGTGGACATGATGGCCGCCAGGATCGCTGACAGGAGGAGGCCGGCGATCAGCGGGTGGAACAGGAGCTGGCCCAGCGCGAGGAACACGGCCTCCGGCTCCGCCAGCGCCGCGGGATCACGGTGGTACTGCGCCACTCCCACCACCGCCGTGGCACACGCACCGCCGACCGCGAAGAGCATCCAGCCGATGCCGATGCGGCGGCCGGCCCTGGCCTCCTGTGCGCTGCGGATCGCCATGAAGCGCACGATGATGTGCGGCTGCCCGAAGTAGCCCAGGCCCCATGCCAGTGAGGAGATGACGCCTACCACGGTGACGGAGGGACCGATCATCGCCCAGTAGCCGGGGTCGACCTCGTGCACGGTCTCCATGACCTGGGCCGGGCCTCCCAGCGCCATGACGCCTACCACCGGCACCATGACCAGGGCGGCCACCATCATCAGCCCCTGGACGAAGTCGGTGTAGGACACCGCCAGGAAGCCGCCGACCAGGGTGTAGACCACCGTGATCGCAGCGACGAGAACCATCCCGAGGTGGTAGTCCATGCCGAAGGAGTTCTCGAAGAAGACGCCCCCGGCCACCATGCCGGAGGAGACGTAGAAGGTGAAGTAGACCAGGATGATGATGCCGCTGGCCCAGCGCAGCAGGTGGCGGTCGTCATGGAGACGGTTGTCAAGAAAGCTCGGGATCGTGATGGAGTTCCTGGCGACCTCGGTATAGCTGCGCAGCCGCGGGGCCACGTACCTCCAGTTCAGCCACGCCCCCACCGTCAGGCCGATGGCGATCCAGGACTCCACGAGACCAGAGACGTACAGGGCGCCGGGCAGACCCATCAGGAGCCAGCCGGACATGTCCGAGGCCCCGGCGCTGAGGGCGGCGACCCAGGGACCCAGGCCACGTCCGGCGAGCATGTAGTCGTCCAGGTCGTGGTTGCGTCCGTAGGCCCAGCCGCCGATGGCCAGCATGCCCACGAAGTAGATAATCATGGCAATGGCCTGGTAGGTCGCGTCAGTCATGGCTACATCCTTGTCTGCCGTCGGGAGGGGGTGACCGGCAGGCTACAGGACGATAGTCCCTCTTGCTAGGGCAAGGACGACGGCGCCCGCCCAGTCCTCGTCATGCGTCAGCGAGACCAGCCAGCGCGGGCCCTTACCCTCCGCCGACGACACGGAGGCCGCCATGGCACGTGAGACCTCGCCCGTCAGACGCAGGACGGGGCGGTGCCAGCGGTCGCTGAGGACCTCGATCTCCCGCCAGTCCACCTCCTCAGGCGCCAGAACCGGAGCCACTGCCCGGCCGGCCACCGTGCAGGCCGCCTGGGACCAGGCCTTGACGCAGGCCTCCTTGGCCGCCCAGCGCGCCGCCAGGTGCTCCGCCTCGTCCGAGCCGGTCTCCTGGGCCCGACGCAGTACCTCACGTCGTTCCCTCGCCGTGAAGGCGCGCTCGGCGAGCACGGTCCCTGGCTGGGTGAGCTGCGCGGCCAGG containing:
- a CDS encoding ABC transporter permease; translated protein: MPLTVTRRSSVRVPTPVPALALGVVLVAAWWLVGVSGWVPKVFLPAPQDVARRLWLALTQGGLAGYAWVTMREALLGCLTATCLSLPLAWALFHWPRFSHTVLPYVAASQAVPAIAIAPLLVLWIGYGTLPVVLLCTLMVFFPITVTVLLGLRGLDTDVLDAARLDGAHGLSMVTRMELPMALPAILSGLRTGFTLSVTGAVVGEMTMGGQGLGMVLSHQRDAVDTAGLFSTIALLCVMAMSIHWCLHEAERRSRVVDSMRGRRAT
- the putP gene encoding sodium/proline symporter PutP; translation: MTDATYQAIAMIIYFVGMLAIGGWAYGRNHDLDDYMLAGRGLGPWVAALSAGASDMSGWLLMGLPGALYVSGLVESWIAIGLTVGAWLNWRYVAPRLRSYTEVARNSITIPSFLDNRLHDDRHLLRWASGIIILVYFTFYVSSGMVAGGVFFENSFGMDYHLGMVLVAAITVVYTLVGGFLAVSYTDFVQGLMMVAALVMVPVVGVMALGGPAQVMETVHEVDPGYWAMIGPSVTVVGVISSLAWGLGYFGQPHIIVRFMAIRSAQEARAGRRIGIGWMLFAVGGACATAVVGVAQYHRDPAALAEPEAVFLALGQLLFHPLIAGLLLSAILAAIMSTVASQLLVTSSALIEDLYGVVTRRKVTGGRLVLYSRMSVAAIATVAALLAWERNDTILALVAFAWAGFGASFGPTVLLSLYWRRLTTVGAFAGMVTGAVVVMVWGNLSGGIFELYEILPGFLANLAVAVGVSLTHQPAPEVAQEFDEAVALAAPRG
- a CDS encoding holo-ACP synthase, which encodes MPDGQVLGVGTDLVHVPTLAAQLTQPGTVLAERAFTARERREVLRRAQETGSDEAEHLAARWAAKEACVKAWSQAACTVAGRAVAPVLAPEEVDWREIEVLSDRWHRPVLRLTGEVSRAMAASVSSAEGKGPRWLVSLTHDEDWAGAVVLALARGTIVL